Proteins from a single region of Natronincola ferrireducens:
- the ribH gene encoding 6,7-dimethyl-8-ribityllumazine synthase: MKVLEGQLTSKDLKFGIVIGRFNEFIGGKLLDGALDAIRRHGGKEDDVTISWVPGAFEIPLVAKKMAKSGGYDAVICLGAVIRGNTPHFDYVANEVTKGVAQVGLELEVPVIFGVLTTDTIEQAIERAGTKAGNKGFEAAVTAIEMVNLLKTIG, from the coding sequence ATGAAGGTATTAGAAGGACAATTAACTAGTAAGGATTTGAAATTTGGTATTGTTATTGGAAGGTTCAATGAATTTATAGGAGGTAAATTATTAGATGGAGCGTTGGATGCCATAAGAAGGCATGGAGGAAAAGAAGATGATGTAACTATTAGCTGGGTGCCAGGAGCTTTTGAAATTCCTCTTGTAGCAAAAAAGATGGCCAAGTCAGGTGGGTACGATGCTGTAATTTGTTTAGGAGCAGTTATTAGAGGTAATACACCTCACTTTGATTATGTAGCCAATGAAGTGACAAAAGGAGTAGCTCAAGTGGGTTTAGAATTAGAAGTACCAGTAATATTTGGTGTCCTTACCACAGATACCATCGAGCAAGCAATAGAAAGAGCAGGAACAAAGGCCGGTAATAAAGGCTTTGAAGCAGCAGTGACGGCTATAGAAATGGTTAACCTATTAAAAACTATTGGATAA
- a CDS encoding DUF1576 domain-containing protein, with protein sequence MDKSVELQVRTPKGSSEEMATEVIEVDEKIKFLIIFAYAAFILLSAFAFNSPAEIIGGMRNIVIAPSILVTDYMAVGSIGAALFNSGLLMLAAIFIVRVNKVHMNGPIIAAILTIGGFALFGKNIYNIWGIILGVYLHSVYQQEKFSKFILIALFGTALGPMISQVSFGFGFSSINGIVLGSLIGVVAGFILPPLATHFVKFHQGFNLYNMGFTCGMVGTFFMALFRAFNLQNPPTLIVAEGHNYVLGIYLFIMFASMLIIGLLFNNRNFKGYKRLLQHSGRLVADFVSLNGFGLSFINMGLLGVVTTGYVLLVKGQLNGPIIGGIFTVVGFGAFGKHTKNIIPILIGVYIASLFQIWDTNSTGALLAALFGTTLAPIAGQFGWKSGIIAGFLHMAMVMNIGYLHGGMNLYNNGFSGGMVAAVLVPIIDSFKFKKEE encoded by the coding sequence ATGGATAAATCAGTAGAATTGCAGGTGAGAACACCTAAAGGAAGTAGTGAAGAGATGGCAACGGAAGTTATAGAGGTTGATGAAAAAATTAAATTTTTAATTATTTTTGCTTATGCAGCTTTTATTTTACTATCCGCTTTTGCCTTTAATAGTCCTGCTGAAATTATAGGGGGCATGAGAAATATTGTAATCGCACCTAGTATATTAGTGACAGATTACATGGCAGTAGGTAGTATTGGAGCAGCATTATTTAACAGTGGATTATTAATGCTAGCAGCTATTTTTATTGTAAGAGTTAATAAAGTGCATATGAATGGCCCTATTATTGCAGCTATTTTAACTATAGGTGGATTTGCACTTTTCGGGAAGAATATATACAACATCTGGGGAATTATCCTAGGGGTATATTTACATTCTGTTTACCAACAAGAGAAGTTCAGCAAGTTTATTTTGATAGCATTATTCGGAACTGCTTTAGGACCAATGATTAGTCAAGTTAGCTTTGGATTTGGTTTTTCTTCTATTAATGGGATTGTTTTAGGTAGTTTAATAGGTGTTGTAGCGGGATTCATACTTCCACCATTGGCTACTCATTTTGTAAAGTTCCATCAAGGTTTTAACTTATACAACATGGGATTTACATGTGGTATGGTAGGAACCTTTTTTATGGCACTTTTCAGAGCCTTTAATCTCCAAAATCCACCGACATTAATTGTAGCAGAAGGGCATAACTATGTATTAGGAATCTATTTATTTATCATGTTTGCCTCGATGCTTATTATAGGACTTTTATTTAACAATAGGAATTTTAAAGGATACAAGCGTCTCTTACAGCACTCAGGAAGATTGGTAGCGGACTTTGTTAGCTTAAATGGATTTGGATTGAGCTTTATCAACATGGGATTATTAGGAGTTGTTACAACGGGATATGTATTATTGGTGAAGGGTCAATTAAATGGACCAATTATTGGTGGGATTTTTACGGTAGTAGGATTTGGAGCTTTTGGGAAGCATACTAAAAATATAATACCTATATTAATAGGAGTATATATCGCTTCCTTATTCCAAATATGGGATACCAATTCTACAGGAGCTCTATTGGCAGCGTTATTTGGTACCACCCTTGCACCTATAGCAGGACAATTTGGGTGGAAGAGTGGAATTATTGCAGGATTTTTACACATGGCTATGGTAATGAATATTGGATATTTACACGGAGGCATGAATCTATACAACAATGGTTTTTCAGGAGGTATGGTGGCCGCTGTCCTTGTGCCAATAATTGATTCCTTTAAATTTAAAAAGGAGGAATAA